The genome window GAGAAATAGAGGCTTTACACTCATAGAGTTGCTCGTCGTTATACTGATCCTGGGTATCTTGATGGCTATGACCGTTCCCAGAATTGCCGGCGTACGCCAGCAGGCCCGCGAGGCCGCCATGAAGATGAACCTTCACAACGTCCAGGTGGTGATAGAGCAGTTCCACGCGGAGAAGGGCTACTACGCGGAGGATTTCTACGAAGATGGCTACGGCTCGGTCTTTCCCGGCGGCATCTTCGACCAACAGATAGGCACGTTGCCTACCAATCCCTGGACCGGCCGGCAGATGGACCCGGATGAATTCAATCCCGAGGACTACGACAAAGAAGCCGACTTGAGTGACGCCAACGAGGGCGGTCCGAACGACCAGTACGACTACGGGTACGGAGAGATCATCTACGGCATCTGGACGCCGCTGGGCGCCGACAACCCCACGGGTTACGGGCTGGTGGGAATCGGTCGGGGCGGGATGTCGATCCGGTCCTTTAACCAGGACGATGAAGCGATCATCTTCCTGCTGCACAGCTAGGAGCACCAATGTCCCGGTTTTCATCCTTGACACCGCTTAGGCGTGTTCCTATAATTCACGCAGTGAGCAGCACTTCTCGCGGAGCGCGCGGGTTCACGCTCGTAGAGCTACTAGTCGTGATATCCGTGTTGGGGATTATCCTTGCCTTCTTCGTTCCGACCATCGCCGGCCGGATCGCGACCAATGCCCGGCGCGTGGCAACCCTCCAGGAAATGAGGATGCTCCGTGACGCCATAGCCGGCGACCCGGACATCAGGATGAGCGGGGAGATGGTCGTCACCGGATTCAAGAACGATATCGGCCGGTGGCCGCGCGACCTGGTAGAGCTTGCCACCAGCAGGCCGGACACGGGATTCTACGCGGGACGCCCCTACCCCGGCAAGACGACCCTCCCGGCCTGGGATCCTTACCTCAAGAAGGGGTGGAACGGTCCCTACGTGCGTGAGGACGGCAACATGGGCTATACCGAAGACGCGTGGATCACTGACTACATGTTTGAAGTCCGCGGCACCGACACGGTCGGGCTGCGCAGCGCAGGTCCGGACCAGATGTTCTGGAAGATTACGCCCGGTGCACAGGACAGCGACGACATATGGGTGTTTTTCTAATGACAACCAGTGCTCGCAGGCATGACCGCGGCGTGACTTTGCTCGAACTCCTCGTCGTGCTGATGGTCCTGAGCATCATCCTAACTGCCGCGGTCAAGACCTGGG of candidate division WOR-3 bacterium contains these proteins:
- a CDS encoding type II secretion system protein; translation: MRMRNRGFTLIELLVVILILGILMAMTVPRIAGVRQQAREAAMKMNLHNVQVVIEQFHAEKGYYAEDFYEDGYGSVFPGGIFDQQIGTLPTNPWTGRQMDPDEFNPEDYDKEADLSDANEGGPNDQYDYGYGEIIYGIWTPLGADNPTGYGLVGIGRGGMSIRSFNQDDEAIIFLLHS
- a CDS encoding prepilin-type N-terminal cleavage/methylation domain-containing protein, with the protein product MSRFSSLTPLRRVPIIHAVSSTSRGARGFTLVELLVVISVLGIILAFFVPTIAGRIATNARRVATLQEMRMLRDAIAGDPDIRMSGEMVVTGFKNDIGRWPRDLVELATSRPDTGFYAGRPYPGKTTLPAWDPYLKKGWNGPYVREDGNMGYTEDAWITDYMFEVRGTDTVGLRSAGPDQMFWKITPGAQDSDDIWVFF